In one window of Drosophila ananassae strain 14024-0371.13 chromosome XR, ASM1763931v2, whole genome shotgun sequence DNA:
- the LOC123257663 gene encoding uncharacterized protein LOC123257663, with amino-acid sequence MHRRGITWSFTQHLEDLDYAEYICLLSHRLIDIQAKASDLEKRANAVGLSINASKTKAMRFNNSNQGSITISGKTVDFVDHFTYLGTIISSSGGVEKDVESRLLIDIQAKASDLEKRANAVGLSINASKTKAMRFNNSNQGSITISGKTVDFVDHFTYLGTIISSSGGVEKDVESRLCKARSAFGRLHRIWRNQQISRRTKLRIFNACVKSILLYGAETWLTSQRMMSKLQSFINKCLRIICGIFWPNRISNSDLWRNTGEAPIHHQIKKKK; translated from the exons ATGCATCGACGCGGGATAACTTGGAGCTTCACACAACACCTTGAAGACCTAGACTACGCCGAATATATATGCCTCCTATCACACAGACTCATCGATATACAAGCCAAGGCGTCCGACCTCGAGAAGAGAGCCAACGCAGTAGGCCTCTCCATCAACGCATCAAAGACCAAGGCGATGCGGTTTAATAACTCCAACCAAGGTAGCATCACCATCAGCGGTAAAACAGTCGATTTCGTCGACCACTTTACCTACCTTGGCACCATAATATCATCCAGTGGTGGAGTGGAAAAAGATGTAGAGAGCAGACT ACTCATCGATATACAAGCCAAGGCGTCCGACCTCGAGAAGAGAGCCAACGCAGTAGGCCTCTCCATCAACGCATCAAAGACCAAGGCGATGCGGTTTAATAACTCCAACCAAGGTAGCATCACCATCAGCGGTAAAACAGTCGATTTCGTCGACCACTTTACCTACCTTGGCACCATAATATCATCCAGTGGTGGAGTGGAAAAAGATGTAGAGAGCAGACTGTGCAAGGCAAGATCTGCATTCGGAAGATTGCACCGCATTTGGAGAAATCAGCAAATAAGTAGAAGAACAAAGCTGCGGATCTTCAATGCGTGTGTAAAATCCATTCTTCTGTACGGAGCTGAGACGTGGCTAACCTCCCAAAGGATGATGTCAAAGCTGCAGTCATTCATTAACAAGTGCCTCAGGATCATATGTGGGATATTCTGGCCCAACAGAATTTCCAACAGTGACCTGTGGCGCAACACGGGGGAGGCTCCCATCCATCACCaaatcaagaagaaaaaatag